Proteins from one Triticum aestivum cultivar Chinese Spring chromosome 7A, IWGSC CS RefSeq v2.1, whole genome shotgun sequence genomic window:
- the LOC123146933 gene encoding probable glutathione S-transferase GSTF1, with protein sequence MGTEAKVKVFGPARSTCVARVLVCLEEVGAEYELVHVHLPAGDHKGPAHLARTPFGQVPAFQDGDLILFESRAISRYVLCKGASDLLREGSLAESAAVDAWLEAESHNFDKAMSAITFQCFVVPMFMGGTTDHKIVEENLEKLKVALRVYEERLSRSRYLAGDFISLADLSHCPMAHYLLASPCASVLDAYPRVKAWIDGMMDRPSVKKVMELMDAS encoded by the exons ATGGGGACGGAGGCGAAGGTGAAGGTGTTCGGGCCGGCGAGATCCACCTGCGTGGCGCGGGTGCTGGTGTGCCTGGAGGAGGTCGGCGCCGAGTACGAGCTGGTGCACGTCCACCTCCCCGCCGGCGACCACAAGGGCCCCGCGCATCTCGCCCGCACC CCCTTTGGCCAGGTCCCGGCTTTCCAGGACGGCGATCTCATCCTTTTCG AGTCGCGCGCGATTTCGAGGTACGTGCTCTGCAAAGGCGCATCCGATCTTTTAAGGGAGGGCAGCCTCGCCGAGTCGGCGGCCGTGGACGCGTGGCTCGAAGCCGAGTCCCACAACTTCGACAAGGCCATGTCGGCGATCACCTTCCAGTGCTTCGTCGTTCCCATGTTCATGGGCGGGACGACTGACCACAAAATCGTCGAGGAGAACCTGGAGAAGCTTAAGGTGGCCCTCAGAGTCTACGAGGAGCGTCTGTCCAGGTCACGGTACCTGGCCGGAGATTTCATCAGCCTGGCGGACCTCAGCCATTGCCCCATGGCTCACTACCTGCTGGCCAGCCCTTGCGCGTCGGTTCTCGATGCGTATCCGCGTGTGAAGGCTTGGATTGATGGGATGATGGATCGGCCAAGCGTGAAGAAGGTCATGGAGCTTATGGATGCGTCGTGA